A single region of the Phyllostomus discolor isolate MPI-MPIP mPhyDis1 chromosome 14, mPhyDis1.pri.v3, whole genome shotgun sequence genome encodes:
- the RBM15 gene encoding RNA-binding protein 15 isoform X1, which translates to METAGRDPLQRRSPRWRHAVPLCETSAGRRVNQLRGDHVRRPATMKGKERSPVKPKRSRGGEDSTSRGERSKKLGGSGGSNGSSSGKTDSGGGSRRSLHLDKSSSRGGSREYDTGGGSSSSRLHSYSSPSTKNSSGGGESRSSSRGGGGESRSSGAASSASDGAEYKTLKISELGSQLSDEAVEDGLFHEFKRFGDVSVKISHLSGSGGGDERVAFVNFRRPEDARAAKHARGRLVLYDRPLKIEAVYVSRRRSRSPLDKDTYPTSSSVVGASVGSHRHPPGGGGGQRSLSPGGAALGYRDYRLQQLALGRLPPPPPPPLPRDLERERDYPFYERVRPAYNLEPRVPGAGAAAFREVDEISPEDDQRANRTLFLGNLDITVTESDLRRAFDRFGVITEVDIKRPSRGQTSTYGFLKFENLDMSHRAKLAMSGKIIIRNPIKIGYGKATPTTRLWVGGLGSWVPLAALAREFDRFGTIRTIDYRKGDSWAYIQYESLDAAHAAWTHMRGFPLGGPDRRLRVDFADTEHRYQQQYLQPLPLTHYELMTDTFAHRAPDPLRGARDRTPPLLYRDCDRDLYGDSDWAPPPPVRERSTRTAAAAVPAYEPLDSLDRRRDGWSLDRDRGDRDLPSSRDQPRKRRLPEDSGGRHLDRSPESDRPRKRHCAPSPDRSPDLSSSRDRYNSDNDRSSRLLLLEKPSPIRDRRGSLEKSQGDKRDRKNSASAERDRKHRTAAPTEGKSPLKKEDRSDGSAASTSTASSKLKSPSQKQDGGTAPAAAASPKLCLAWQGMLLLKNSNFPSNMHLLQGDLQVASSLLVEGSSGGKVAQLKITQRLRLDQPKLDEVTRRIKVAGPNGYAILLAVPGSSDSRSSSSATSDTATSTQRPLRNLVSYLKQKQAAGVISLPVGGNKDKENTGVLHAFPPCEFSQQFLDSPAKALAKSEEDYLVMIIVRAGEQWMKIRKSKL; encoded by the exons ATGGAGACTGCGGGGCGGGATCCTTTGCAGCGGCGGAGTCCAAGATGGCGGCATGCGGTTCCGCTGTGTGAAACCAGCGCGGGGCGGCGGGTTAATCAGCTCCGCGGAGACCACGTCCGGCGACCCGcaacaatgaagggaaaagaGCGCTCTCCAGTCAAACCCAAGCGCTCCCGCGGCGGTGAGGATTCGACTTCTCGCGGGGAGCGGAGCAAGAAGTTAGGGGGCTCTGGCGGCAGCAATGGGAGCAGCAGCGGAAAGACCGACAGCGGTGGCGGGTCGCGGCGCAGCCTTCATCTCGACAAGTCCAGCAGCCGAGGTGGGAGCCGCGAGTATGACACCGGTGGCGGCAGCTCCAGTAGCCGCTTGCATAGTTACAGTTCCCCGAGCACTAAAAATTCCTCGGGCGGGGGCGAGTCGCGCAGCAGCTCCCGAGGTGGAGGCGGGGAGTCACGTTCCTCTGGGGCCGCCTCCTCCGCTTCTGACGGCGCGGAGTACAAGACGCTGAAGATAAGCGAGTTGGGGTCCCAGCTGAGCGACGAGGCGGTGGAGGACGGACTGTTTCACGAGTTCAAACGCTTCGGTGATGTAAGTGTCAAAATCAGCCATCTCTCGGGTTCTGGCGGCGGGGATGAGCGCGTAGCCTTTGTGAACTTCCGGCGGCCAGAGGACGCGCGGGCAGCCAAGCATGCCAGAGGCCGCCTTGTGCTCTATGACCGGCCCCTGAAGATAGAAGCTGTGTATGTGAGCCGGCGCCGCAGCCGCTCGCCTTTAGACAAAGATACTTATCCCACGTCATCCAGCGTGGTCGGGGCTTCTGTAGGCAGTCACCGGCACCcgcctggaggaggtggtggccAGAGATCGCTCTCCCCCGGTGGGGCCGCTTTGGGATACAGAGACTACCGGTTGCAGCAGTTGGCTCTTGGCCgcctgccccctccacctcccccaccactgccccggGACCTGGAGAGAGAGCGAGACTACCCGTTTTATGAGAGAGTGCGCCCAGCCTACAACCTTGAGCCGAGGGTTCCTGGAGCAGGTGCTGCAGCTTTCAGAGAAGTGGATGAGATCTCACCGGAGGATGATCAGCGAGCTAACAGGACGCTTTTCTTGGGCAACCTGGACATCACTGTGACAGAGAGTGATCTAAGGAGGGCTTTTGATCGCTTTGGAGTCATTACAGAAGTAGACATTAAGAGGCCTTCCAGGGGCCAGACCAGTACCTATGGCTTTCTCAAATTTGAGAACCTAGACATGTCTCACCGGGCCAAACTAGCAATGTCTGGCAAAATTATCATTCGGAATCCTATCAAAATTGGTTATGGGAAAGCTACCCCCACCACTCGCCTCTGGGTAGGTGGCCTGGGATCTTGGGTGCCTCTGGCTGCTCTGGCAAGAGAATTTGACCGATTTGGCACCATCCGCACCATAGACTACCGCAAAGGTGACAGTTGGGCATATATCCAGTATGAAAGCCTGGATGCAGCTCATGCTGCCTGGACCCATATGCGGGGCTTTCCACTTGGTGGCCCAGATCGTCGCCTTAGAGTAGACTTTGCAGACACAGAACATCGGTACCAGCAGCAGTATCTGCAGCCTCTGCCCTTAACTCATTACGAGCTGATGACAGATACTTTTGCACACCGAGCACCTGATCCTTTGAGGGGTGCACGAGATAGGACGCCACCTTTGCTATACAGAGATTGTGATAGGGACCTTTATGGTGACTCTGATTGGGCGCCACCCCCTCCGGTCCGGGAACGCAGCACTCGGACTGCAGCTGCTGCTGTGCCTGCTTATGAGCCACTGGATAGCCTGGATCGCAGGCGGGATGGTTGGTCCTTGGACCGGGACAGAGGTGATCGGGATCTGCCCAGCAGCAGAGACCAGCCTAGGAAGCGAAGATTGCCTGAGGACAGTGGGGGGCGGCATCTGGATAGGTCCCCGGAGAGTGACCGTCCAAGAAAACGTCACTGCGCTCCTTCTCCTGACCGCAGTCCAGACTTGAGCAGCAGCCGGGATCGCTACAACAGTGACAATGATCGATCTTCTCGCCTTCTTCTCTTGGAAAAGCCCTCTCCCATCAGAGACAGACGAGGTAGTTTGGAGAAAAGCCAGGGTGACAAGCGAGACCGCAAAAACTCTGCATCAGCTGAACGTGATAGGAAGCACCGGACAGCTGCTCCCACTGAGGGAAAAAGCCCTCTGAAAAAAGAAGACCGGTCTGATGGGAGTGCAGCCAGCACCAGCACTGCTTCGTCAAAGCTCAAGTCCCCTTCCCAGAAACAGGATGGTGGGACAGCCCCTGCAGCAGCAGCCTCTCCCAAGCTCTGTTTGGCCTGGCAGGGCATGCTTCTCTTGAAGAACAGCAACTTCCCTTCCAACATGCATCTGTTGCAGGGTGACCTCCAAGTTGCCAGTAGTCTTCTTGTGGAGGGCTCCAGCGGAGGCAAAGTGGCCCAGCTCAAGATCACTCAGCGTCTTCGTTTGGACCAGCCCAAGTTGGATGAAGTAACTCGACGCATCAAAGTGGCAGGCCCCAATGGTTATGCCATTCTTCTGGCTGTGCCTGGAAGTTCTGACAGCAGGTCCTCCTCTTCGGCCACGTCGGACACTGCCACCTCTACTCAGAGGCCGCTTAGGAACCTGGTGTCCTATTTAAAGCAAAAGCAGGCCGCTGGGGTGATCAGCCTTCCTGTGGGGGGCAACAAAGACAAGGAAAACACCGGAGTCCTTCACGCCTTCCCACCTTGTGAGTTCTCCCAGCAGTTCCTGGATTCTCCTGCCAAGGCACTGGCCAAATCTGAAGAAGATTACCTGGTCATGATCATTGTCCGTG CTGGTGAACAGTGGATGAAGATACGGAAATCAAAGCTCTAA
- the RBM15 gene encoding RNA-binding protein 15 isoform X2 encodes METAGRDPLQRRSPRWRHAVPLCETSAGRRVNQLRGDHVRRPATMKGKERSPVKPKRSRGGEDSTSRGERSKKLGGSGGSNGSSSGKTDSGGGSRRSLHLDKSSSRGGSREYDTGGGSSSSRLHSYSSPSTKNSSGGGESRSSSRGGGGESRSSGAASSASDGAEYKTLKISELGSQLSDEAVEDGLFHEFKRFGDVSVKISHLSGSGGGDERVAFVNFRRPEDARAAKHARGRLVLYDRPLKIEAVYVSRRRSRSPLDKDTYPTSSSVVGASVGSHRHPPGGGGGQRSLSPGGAALGYRDYRLQQLALGRLPPPPPPPLPRDLERERDYPFYERVRPAYNLEPRVPGAGAAAFREVDEISPEDDQRANRTLFLGNLDITVTESDLRRAFDRFGVITEVDIKRPSRGQTSTYGFLKFENLDMSHRAKLAMSGKIIIRNPIKIGYGKATPTTRLWVGGLGSWVPLAALAREFDRFGTIRTIDYRKGDSWAYIQYESLDAAHAAWTHMRGFPLGGPDRRLRVDFADTEHRYQQQYLQPLPLTHYELMTDTFAHRAPDPLRGARDRTPPLLYRDCDRDLYGDSDWAPPPPVRERSTRTAAAAVPAYEPLDSLDRRRDGWSLDRDRGDRDLPSSRDQPRKRRLPEDSGGRHLDRSPESDRPRKRHCAPSPDRSPDLSSSRDRYNSDNDRSSRLLLLEKPSPIRDRRGSLEKSQGDKRDRKNSASAERDRKHRTAAPTEGKSPLKKEDRSDGSAASTSTASSKLKSPSQKQDGGTAPAAAASPKLCLAWQGMLLLKNSNFPSNMHLLQGDLQVASSLLVEGSSGGKVAQLKITQRLRLDQPKLDEVTRRIKVAGPNGYAILLAVPGSSDSRSSSSATSDTATSTQRPLRNLVSYLKQKQAAGVISLPVGGNKDKENTGVLHAFPPCEFSQQFLDSPAKALAKSEEDYLVMIIVRAKLVNSG; translated from the exons ATGGAGACTGCGGGGCGGGATCCTTTGCAGCGGCGGAGTCCAAGATGGCGGCATGCGGTTCCGCTGTGTGAAACCAGCGCGGGGCGGCGGGTTAATCAGCTCCGCGGAGACCACGTCCGGCGACCCGcaacaatgaagggaaaagaGCGCTCTCCAGTCAAACCCAAGCGCTCCCGCGGCGGTGAGGATTCGACTTCTCGCGGGGAGCGGAGCAAGAAGTTAGGGGGCTCTGGCGGCAGCAATGGGAGCAGCAGCGGAAAGACCGACAGCGGTGGCGGGTCGCGGCGCAGCCTTCATCTCGACAAGTCCAGCAGCCGAGGTGGGAGCCGCGAGTATGACACCGGTGGCGGCAGCTCCAGTAGCCGCTTGCATAGTTACAGTTCCCCGAGCACTAAAAATTCCTCGGGCGGGGGCGAGTCGCGCAGCAGCTCCCGAGGTGGAGGCGGGGAGTCACGTTCCTCTGGGGCCGCCTCCTCCGCTTCTGACGGCGCGGAGTACAAGACGCTGAAGATAAGCGAGTTGGGGTCCCAGCTGAGCGACGAGGCGGTGGAGGACGGACTGTTTCACGAGTTCAAACGCTTCGGTGATGTAAGTGTCAAAATCAGCCATCTCTCGGGTTCTGGCGGCGGGGATGAGCGCGTAGCCTTTGTGAACTTCCGGCGGCCAGAGGACGCGCGGGCAGCCAAGCATGCCAGAGGCCGCCTTGTGCTCTATGACCGGCCCCTGAAGATAGAAGCTGTGTATGTGAGCCGGCGCCGCAGCCGCTCGCCTTTAGACAAAGATACTTATCCCACGTCATCCAGCGTGGTCGGGGCTTCTGTAGGCAGTCACCGGCACCcgcctggaggaggtggtggccAGAGATCGCTCTCCCCCGGTGGGGCCGCTTTGGGATACAGAGACTACCGGTTGCAGCAGTTGGCTCTTGGCCgcctgccccctccacctcccccaccactgccccggGACCTGGAGAGAGAGCGAGACTACCCGTTTTATGAGAGAGTGCGCCCAGCCTACAACCTTGAGCCGAGGGTTCCTGGAGCAGGTGCTGCAGCTTTCAGAGAAGTGGATGAGATCTCACCGGAGGATGATCAGCGAGCTAACAGGACGCTTTTCTTGGGCAACCTGGACATCACTGTGACAGAGAGTGATCTAAGGAGGGCTTTTGATCGCTTTGGAGTCATTACAGAAGTAGACATTAAGAGGCCTTCCAGGGGCCAGACCAGTACCTATGGCTTTCTCAAATTTGAGAACCTAGACATGTCTCACCGGGCCAAACTAGCAATGTCTGGCAAAATTATCATTCGGAATCCTATCAAAATTGGTTATGGGAAAGCTACCCCCACCACTCGCCTCTGGGTAGGTGGCCTGGGATCTTGGGTGCCTCTGGCTGCTCTGGCAAGAGAATTTGACCGATTTGGCACCATCCGCACCATAGACTACCGCAAAGGTGACAGTTGGGCATATATCCAGTATGAAAGCCTGGATGCAGCTCATGCTGCCTGGACCCATATGCGGGGCTTTCCACTTGGTGGCCCAGATCGTCGCCTTAGAGTAGACTTTGCAGACACAGAACATCGGTACCAGCAGCAGTATCTGCAGCCTCTGCCCTTAACTCATTACGAGCTGATGACAGATACTTTTGCACACCGAGCACCTGATCCTTTGAGGGGTGCACGAGATAGGACGCCACCTTTGCTATACAGAGATTGTGATAGGGACCTTTATGGTGACTCTGATTGGGCGCCACCCCCTCCGGTCCGGGAACGCAGCACTCGGACTGCAGCTGCTGCTGTGCCTGCTTATGAGCCACTGGATAGCCTGGATCGCAGGCGGGATGGTTGGTCCTTGGACCGGGACAGAGGTGATCGGGATCTGCCCAGCAGCAGAGACCAGCCTAGGAAGCGAAGATTGCCTGAGGACAGTGGGGGGCGGCATCTGGATAGGTCCCCGGAGAGTGACCGTCCAAGAAAACGTCACTGCGCTCCTTCTCCTGACCGCAGTCCAGACTTGAGCAGCAGCCGGGATCGCTACAACAGTGACAATGATCGATCTTCTCGCCTTCTTCTCTTGGAAAAGCCCTCTCCCATCAGAGACAGACGAGGTAGTTTGGAGAAAAGCCAGGGTGACAAGCGAGACCGCAAAAACTCTGCATCAGCTGAACGTGATAGGAAGCACCGGACAGCTGCTCCCACTGAGGGAAAAAGCCCTCTGAAAAAAGAAGACCGGTCTGATGGGAGTGCAGCCAGCACCAGCACTGCTTCGTCAAAGCTCAAGTCCCCTTCCCAGAAACAGGATGGTGGGACAGCCCCTGCAGCAGCAGCCTCTCCCAAGCTCTGTTTGGCCTGGCAGGGCATGCTTCTCTTGAAGAACAGCAACTTCCCTTCCAACATGCATCTGTTGCAGGGTGACCTCCAAGTTGCCAGTAGTCTTCTTGTGGAGGGCTCCAGCGGAGGCAAAGTGGCCCAGCTCAAGATCACTCAGCGTCTTCGTTTGGACCAGCCCAAGTTGGATGAAGTAACTCGACGCATCAAAGTGGCAGGCCCCAATGGTTATGCCATTCTTCTGGCTGTGCCTGGAAGTTCTGACAGCAGGTCCTCCTCTTCGGCCACGTCGGACACTGCCACCTCTACTCAGAGGCCGCTTAGGAACCTGGTGTCCTATTTAAAGCAAAAGCAGGCCGCTGGGGTGATCAGCCTTCCTGTGGGGGGCAACAAAGACAAGGAAAACACCGGAGTCCTTCACGCCTTCCCACCTTGTGAGTTCTCCCAGCAGTTCCTGGATTCTCCTGCCAAGGCACTGGCCAAATCTGAAGAAGATTACCTGGTCATGATCATTGTCCGTG CAAAGCTGGTGAACAGTGGATGA